A single region of the Phycisphaerae bacterium RAS1 genome encodes:
- a CDS encoding Histidine phosphatase superfamily (branch 1) — protein MWNTRVRCAAILALIPLLLSGCVTFPAIVASPETTIVLIRHAERDPGADPPLLPEGARRAEALRDALCDSGVSAVYCTDLLRNRQTVAPLCEKLGIEPVLIDPRTYSDVAAAAEALIDRMLKDHPGRVVLFCGNSGHAPNVGITTAIYNRLGGLGIGPDGYGQLYMIDVFGDGVRSVRRYGIARLRYGEPSSMP, from the coding sequence GTGTGGAATACGCGCGTCCGGTGCGCCGCAATCTTGGCGCTGATCCCGCTGCTGCTTTCAGGTTGCGTCACCTTCCCCGCGATAGTTGCGTCGCCTGAGACAACGATCGTGCTGATCCGCCACGCCGAGCGCGACCCCGGCGCTGACCCGCCGCTCTTGCCCGAAGGCGCCCGCCGCGCGGAAGCGCTCCGCGATGCGCTGTGCGACAGCGGCGTCTCGGCGGTGTACTGCACGGACCTGCTTCGCAATCGCCAAACGGTTGCGCCGCTCTGCGAAAAGCTGGGCATTGAGCCGGTTCTGATCGACCCGAGAACATATTCCGACGTTGCGGCCGCCGCCGAGGCGCTGATCGACAGAATGCTGAAGGATCACCCCGGCAGGGTCGTGCTGTTCTGTGGCAATAGTGGACATGCACCGAACGTGGGCATCACCACCGCGATCTACAATCGCCTGGGTGGACTTGGGATCGGCCCGGACGGCTACGGGCAACTGTACATGATTGACGTGTTCGGAGACGGAGTCCGAAGCGTCCGCCGCTACGGCATCGCCCGGCTGCGATACGGCGAGCCAAGCAGCATGCCCTAA
- the gmhA1 gene encoding Phosphoheptose isomerase 1, whose amino-acid sequence MSSWLDTLDSHQQVVAALRDAGPVLDAVVGVLIDAFRAGRRVYIFGNGGSAADAQHIAAELLGRFKQDRRALAAVALTTDSSTLTAVGNDLGFEQVFARQIEALVLPGDVVWALSTSGESPNVLAALAAARRRQAITVGFTGQTGGKMTELCRHILRIPHVASDRIQEGHLLAYHYVCERVEAAFVSRADGA is encoded by the coding sequence ATGTCCTCGTGGCTTGATACGCTCGACAGCCATCAGCAGGTCGTCGCGGCGCTGCGCGACGCCGGACCGGTGCTCGATGCCGTTGTCGGCGTCCTGATCGACGCCTTTCGCGCGGGCCGCCGCGTGTACATCTTCGGCAACGGCGGGAGCGCGGCGGACGCCCAGCACATCGCAGCCGAGTTGCTGGGGCGCTTCAAGCAGGATCGCCGGGCTCTGGCGGCCGTCGCGCTCACGACCGACTCGTCGACGCTTACGGCCGTCGGCAACGACCTGGGATTTGAACAGGTGTTCGCGCGGCAGATTGAAGCGTTAGTGCTGCCTGGCGACGTGGTTTGGGCGCTGAGCACCAGCGGCGAGTCGCCCAATGTGCTCGCCGCACTGGCTGCCGCGCGCCGCCGGCAGGCGATCACGGTGGGCTTCACCGGCCAAACCGGCGGGAAGATGACGGAGCTATGCCGCCACATTCTTCGCATCCCGCATGTCGCCAGCGACCGGATACAGGAGGGGCACCTGCTGGCGTATCACTACGTCTGCGAGCGGGTCGAGGCGGCTTTCGTGTCGCGGGCGGACGGCGCGTAG
- the rlmB gene encoding 23S rRNA (guanosine-2'-O-)-methyltransferase RlmB — translation MQRYAADVNRYWEHLEGRQSVVAALRAFQRRFQVILIRSGMHAKRVQDVVDLASQRGVPIRSASAEELNALAHGGTHGGVIAICSPKPRMSADELLDSLDRSAGSPLLLLLEGVDDARNLGFTLRTAEALGAHALLIKKHLWDFDPVEVARPASGAFERLPLVLIDGVRPLQSLQRRGFQLVGLVAAARRSIHAADLTAPTVLAIGGEKRGLSGAVRCICDLLVTIPMQSPAGSLPLSHAAAIVLAEAARQRRSSESL, via the coding sequence GTGCAACGCTACGCTGCCGACGTGAACCGCTACTGGGAGCATCTCGAAGGCCGGCAATCCGTCGTCGCGGCGCTGCGCGCCTTTCAGCGCCGTTTCCAGGTCATCCTCATTCGCAGCGGCATGCACGCGAAGCGCGTGCAGGACGTCGTCGACCTGGCCAGCCAGCGCGGCGTTCCAATCCGATCCGCTTCCGCCGAAGAGCTGAACGCGCTCGCGCACGGCGGCACGCACGGCGGCGTGATCGCGATCTGCTCGCCGAAGCCGCGCATGTCCGCCGATGAACTGCTCGACTCGCTCGACCGCTCCGCCGGATCGCCGCTGCTGCTCTTGCTGGAGGGCGTGGACGACGCGCGGAACCTGGGGTTCACGCTGCGGACGGCGGAGGCGCTCGGCGCGCACGCGCTTCTCATCAAGAAACACCTCTGGGACTTTGATCCGGTCGAGGTCGCCAGGCCGGCCTCCGGAGCGTTCGAGAGGCTGCCCCTGGTGCTGATTGACGGCGTGCGCCCGCTGCAATCGCTGCAACGCCGCGGCTTTCAACTGGTCGGCCTGGTCGCGGCCGCGCGGAGATCGATCCACGCAGCCGATCTGACCGCGCCGACGGTGCTGGCGATCGGGGGCGAGAAGCGCGGGCTGAGCGGCGCGGTGCGCTGCATCTGCGATCTGCTGGTGACGATCCCGATGCAAAGCCCGGCCGGGTCGTTGCCCTTGTCGCACGCGGCGGCGATTGTGCTGGCGGAGGCGGCGCGGCAGCGGCGGAGCAGTGAGAGTTTGTAG
- a CDS encoding Acetyltransferase (GNAT) family protein, with product MRFTFRPLTPDRWRDLEALFGQRGACGGCWCMWWRVRATEFNKNKGDRNRAAFRAVVAAGPPPGLLAYAGAAPVGWCAVAPRQTYVRLATSRVLAPLDAQPVWSITCFFIAATWRRKGLSTALIRAAVTFARSHGAKIIEGYPVEPRRGAIPAAFAWTGLPRAFEKAGFQEATRRSPTRPIMRKSVRPVARAISTPPN from the coding sequence ATGCGATTCACCTTCCGACCCCTGACGCCCGACCGCTGGCGCGACCTGGAAGCGCTCTTCGGGCAGCGCGGCGCGTGCGGCGGCTGCTGGTGCATGTGGTGGCGCGTGCGGGCCACAGAGTTCAACAAGAACAAGGGAGACCGCAACCGGGCGGCGTTCCGCGCCGTCGTCGCCGCCGGCCCGCCGCCTGGGCTGTTGGCCTACGCCGGCGCGGCGCCGGTCGGCTGGTGCGCAGTGGCGCCGCGGCAGACCTACGTGCGCCTTGCGACGTCGCGTGTGCTCGCGCCGCTCGACGCGCAGCCGGTCTGGTCGATCACCTGTTTCTTCATCGCCGCCACGTGGCGCCGGAAGGGGCTGAGCACGGCTCTGATCCGCGCCGCGGTGACGTTTGCGCGCTCGCATGGGGCGAAGATTATCGAAGGCTATCCGGTGGAGCCGCGTCGCGGGGCGATTCCCGCGGCCTTTGCGTGGACGGGCCTGCCGCGGGCGTTCGAGAAGGCCGGCTTTCAGGAGGCAACGCGGCGCTCGCCGACGCGGCCGATTATGCGGAAGAGCGTTCGGCCCGTGGCGCGGGCGATCTCCACGCCGCCAAACTAA